CATTACAATAAGGAGATCGTGTTAAGGGAAGAGGATTTTGAATCATTGTCTTTTAAGGGGGAATCCATTGGAAAGTATTTCAACGCTCATGATGGGGGCATTATTCAGTTTCAGAAATCTGAAAATCTTTCAGCTGAGGCAATTGAAAGAGTTGTAAAATATATAAAGGAAGGAGCCTTTCTGAGAATAATATGGTGGTTTGACCGTTTTGATGATAAACGGTATCGAAGCTGTTTGCTATGTAACCCTCCCTATGACAATGCTCCGAAATGCGGCGTATTTGCCACAAGGTCACCTGTAAGGCCAAATCCTCTTGCTTCAACTGTTGTCAAAGTTAAATCTATCGATCCGTATAATAAGAGTATTAAGGTTTTGGGTTTTGATGGATTTGATCATTCTATGATTTTACAAGTTATCCCATACAAAGAAACAGATATTTGTGATATAAAGGTTCCGGAGTGGGTTGAACACTGGACCGATTGTAAAGTATTTTATGATATTAACGAGATAGAATTATGTGCTAATGGCAATAGCAATGCGGTTTATGATAGGGTTACAGAATATTTTGAGGAACTGGAAAGCAGTGAGATTGGAGAGGAAACTGAAAATCTAAATGAAATTGTCGTTGAAGGTGCTTCAATTCACAATCTACAGAATATAAATGTCAGAATACCAAAAGAAAAAATTACAGTGATAACAGGCGTAAGCGGAAGCGGAAAGTCAAGCCTTGCTTTTGACACGATCTATCACGAAAGTCAGAAGCAGTTTTTGGATCTAATTGCATCGAATACATTAACAGGAACTGAGTTGAAAGATTCCAGAGTTAAGAAAATTACAGGCCTTCAGCCTTCCATAGCCATTGAACAGAAAAGTCTGGGAGCAAACTCGAGATCAACCGTTGCCACTGTAACAGGAATAGGAGAGTATCTACGGCTTCTGTTTGCCACTATCGGTGAGAGAATTTGTCCTCATTGTCTTAAAGCTGTCCCGGAGAATAATGTATGTAATTCCTGCGGTACAATTTATTTTAAACTTACTCCGGCTGTATTCAATTATAATAATCCTGATTATATGTGCCCTGTTTGTAAAGGTCTTGGAGAGGAACTCCAGGTAGATGTTGATTTAATCGTAACAAATCCTGAGTTGTCTATTTTGGACGGAGCCTCCCCATGGTGGGGAAATTTGAGAAAACACAGACAAAAGCCTAACGCAAACTGGATGAAGGGAGAAGTTCTGGCACTGGCAGAAGATATGAAAGAGAACCTGGAAGTGCCTTTTAAAGATTTGTCAGAAGAATTCAAAAAGCAAATTTTCTATGGCAGCAATGGACGGTTGGTAACTTGGAATTATGTGAATCCTAATGGCAGAAGCGGAACCATAACCAGACCGGTGGAAGGGGCAGTCAACATACTTAAGCGTTTATTGGCTGAAAATCGTACAACGGGATCTATTGAACACATTAAAAGATATTTTATAAATAAAAAATGCAGCAGATGTAAAGGCGAAAGACTCCTTGAAGAAGGACGACTGGTAAAGATAGGGGATATAAGATATCCTGAAGCAGTCAACATGAGTATAACTACTCTGAGAAATTGGTGCCATTTTATATATGGAAATTTGAACGCAATTGACCGTGAAAAGTACAGAGATATACTACGGAAAATAGTCACAAAACTCAAAAAGCTTGAAGAGGTTGGACTTGGATATATCACTCTGGACAGAAGTATACCGTCCCTTTCTGGTGGTGAGGCACAAAGAGTAAAGCTTGCAAATCAATTGGGATCAGGTCTTTCCAATATTTTGTATATCATGGACGAACCTTCAAAAGGTTTGCATCCTAAAGATTTTCAATTCCTGATCCGAGCTATTTGCGATCTAAAAAGGTTGAAAAACACAGTTATTGTCGTTGAACATAGAAAAGAATTTATTCAGATGGCGGACCATCTTATAGAGATAGGACCTGGTGCAGGAAATTACGGTGGACAGCTATTGTACTCAGGTAAGGGTGAACAGCAAATGTTCTGCGATGCCAAGGATTATGAATACTCTGTTAAGCGTGCTGTCATTGAAGAAAATGAAAAAATAGTGTTGAAAGGTGCAAGAACCAATAATTTAAAAAATATTGATGTTTCCATACCTCTCAAGAAAATGGTATGTGTCGTAGGGGTAAGCGGCTCCGGAAAAAGTAGTCTGGTATCCAAGACATTATATCCAGCTATAGAAAAGGCTCTTGGCAGAAGTGTGGAGGATGTTGGAGAGTATGACAGTATTTCAGGGCTTGATGGTATTTCTAATGTATACTATGTTAGCCAAAAGCCTATTGGGAAGAATTCCAGATCTACCCCGGGAACATATACAGGAGTATTTGACTTAATCAGAGATTACTATGCTAATCTAAGTGATGCGAAAAAAGCAAAACTGACTAAGGAATGTTTTAGCTTTAACAGTCAGAAGGGACAGTGCGAAGTATGTAAAGGGGCTGGTGAAATAGCCATTCCAATGCATTTTATGCAGGATATTTATGTTCCCTGCCAAAAGTGCAAGGGCCAGAGATATCAAGAGTCTGTATTGAAAATAAAGTATAAAGGGTATTCCATCGGAGACTTACTTGATTTAGAGATCAGAGAAGTCAGAGACATATTTAAGAACCAATCATCTATACATCGAGTATTGGATATGCTCTGCAAGGTCGGGCTTTCATATATCAAATTCGGGCAAAGTGCGACAACATTATCAGGTGGTGAAGCCCAAAGAATAAAGTTAGCAAAAGCACTGTACGATGGAAAAACAGAAGGTGCTATTTATATACTGGATGAACCCACTACAGGGCTTCATGACAATGATACCGATAAGTTGTGCTATATTATCCGTGAACTGACATCCAGGGGAGCGACAGTTGTTGTCATTGAACACAATCCAAGAATTATAAGACAAGCAGATTATATAATCGAATTGGGGCCCGAAGGTGGAGAGAATGGAGGATTTTTATTAAGGGAAGGATGGCTATAAACTTTAACATATTTCTACGAACAGATGTTATAAAAAAGGTCCATAGATATCAATTCTATCAGCCCGATCCGTGTCGAAACAGTTTTCTTAATGTTAAAATAGAGGTATAAATTAGTTAATAATAAATTAAATCAGAGGTTTTCAGACTCATAGTAATTATTATTGAGTTTTGAAAACCTTATTTTTTTATGTTGATAGTATACTTGGAGCAAGATATTTAGGCTAAGATTGAGATGATAGAACTACTTTTTGAAATCGCTGATGTATTTTATGTAGAACTCATTAAAGCAGAGCTGCAAGTGTTTTATCGAATAATATCTACAGGGGTTTGTCTGTAAGCGGAAACTCTTTTAATTGATGTTAATAAGGTTCTGTAAAATAGATAGACCCTACTCTAACTCTTCAATTGTTTTGGGAGAAGTAATTGCAATACGGATGGTTGGTGAAGTGGATACATTTCCCACAGAAAATCTTTCAGAAGAGAATACTTGAACGCCATGTTCTACTGCTAATTTTTCAAAACTAGCTACAGCAGGTTGTACGCATCACAAATGTAAGTTTTGCACGCTGTATAATGATATTCCATTTAAGTTTAGGATGTCAGCGCTTGAAGATATAGAAGCTGATTTAATAGAAGCAAAAAATCAGATTCGACTGTGGAAACAACATAAAATACAGCG
The Defluviitalea raffinosedens genome window above contains:
- a CDS encoding TrmO family methyltransferase domain-containing protein, whose product is MKKVEFQPIGDYIPDSEGSRIRIIIKRDLKDALIKLDHFSHCVIFTKEKQGFNCYTAKIVNLIQKTGELLIESDNQLKGELVDIKPYFPCEEKVDHYNKEIVLREEDFESLSFKGESIGKYFNAHDGGIIQFQKSENLSAEAIERVVKYIKEGAFLRIIWWFDRFDDKRYRSCLLCNPPYDNAPKCGVFATRSPVRPNPLASTVVKVKSIDPYNKSIKVLGFDGFDHSMILQVIPYKETDICDIKVPEWVEHWTDCKVFYDINEIELCANGNSNAVYDRVTEYFEELESSEIGEETENLNEIVVEGASIHNLQNINVRIPKEKITVITGVSGSGKSSLAFDTIYHESQKQFLDLIASNTLTGTELKDSRVKKITGLQPSIAIEQKSLGANSRSTVATVTGIGEYLRLLFATIGERICPHCLKAVPENNVCNSCGTIYFKLTPAVFNYNNPDYMCPVCKGLGEELQVDVDLIVTNPELSILDGASPWWGNLRKHRQKPNANWMKGEVLALAEDMKENLEVPFKDLSEEFKKQIFYGSNGRLVTWNYVNPNGRSGTITRPVEGAVNILKRLLAENRTTGSIEHIKRYFINKKCSRCKGERLLEEGRLVKIGDIRYPEAVNMSITTLRNWCHFIYGNLNAIDREKYRDILRKIVTKLKKLEEVGLGYITLDRSIPSLSGGEAQRVKLANQLGSGLSNILYIMDEPSKGLHPKDFQFLIRAICDLKRLKNTVIVVEHRKEFIQMADHLIEIGPGAGNYGGQLLYSGKGEQQMFCDAKDYEYSVKRAVIEENEKIVLKGARTNNLKNIDVSIPLKKMVCVVGVSGSGKSSLVSKTLYPAIEKALGRSVEDVGEYDSISGLDGISNVYYVSQKPIGKNSRSTPGTYTGVFDLIRDYYANLSDAKKAKLTKECFSFNSQKGQCEVCKGAGEIAIPMHFMQDIYVPCQKCKGQRYQESVLKIKYKGYSIGDLLDLEIREVRDIFKNQSSIHRVLDMLCKVGLSYIKFGQSATTLSGGEAQRIKLAKALYDGKTEGAIYILDEPTTGLHDNDTDKLCYIIRELTSRGATVVVIEHNPRIIRQADYIIELGPEGGENGGFLLREGWL